Proteins encoded together in one Porites lutea chromosome 2, jaPorLute2.1, whole genome shotgun sequence window:
- the LOC140926993 gene encoding two pore potassium channel protein sup-9-like, whose product MKATVRDIIILNVLVATFLFVGAGIFHVLESPNQYGQDHQFYEQINQATLDSLHKNLSVNMLKDEFDNLVKNVYKLKVTCPSRASSSYNWTYSGSLYFSANVITTIGYGHMTPSTFAGRMFCIFYALVGIPLCMSTLKVMGDKINELLGSFFIMISTKRQLRDGKQTKIKVMLTLTGLVLVFLFLGGTLYLSEDWSYFDGVYYCFIALSTIGFGDMVPTKGKAPSSAVQTLEYIIRGLYLVIGLVLVSSLVSSVVSAVKVLDGWDCCRRTRCVCCQRKSSDFSDELGPRTDGLYSVSSGLDTIVFPSVIPFRRFASDEVTPLIDDPRWLY is encoded by the exons ATGAAAGCTACCGTTAGAGACATTATTATTCTCAATGTTTTGGTAGCTACATTTCTATTTGTGGGAGCTGGGATTTTTCACGTCCTCGAAAGTCCAAACCAGTATGGCCAAGATCACCAATTTTACGAACAAATCAATCAAGCTACTTTAGATAGTTTACACAAAAACCTGAGCGTAAACATGCTGAAGGATGAATTCGATAACTTGGTAAAAAACGTTTACAAATTGAAGGTAACTTGTCCATCGAGAGCATCGAGTAGTTATAACTGGACGTATTCCGGTTCGCTCTACTTTTCAGCAAATGTTATAACGACTATTG GTTATGGACATATGACACCCTCAACCTTCGCTGGTCGAATGTTCTGTATTTTCTACGCGTTAGTTGGAATACCCTTGTGCATGTCAACACTGAAGGTGATGGGCGATAAAATAAACGAACTACTGGGAAGCTTCTTCATCATGATCAGTACCAAACGCCAGCTCAGAGACGGCAAGCAGACTAAAATCAAAGTCATGTTAACACTGACAGGACTAGTCTTAGTCTTCCTCTTTCTCGGAGGAACGCTTTATTTATCAGAGGACTGGAGCTATTTCGATGGAGTGTACTATTGCTTTATAG CTTTGAGTACCATTGGGTTTGGGGATATGGTCCCCACGAAAGGCAAGGCACCCTCATCAGCGGTCCAAACACTGGAATATATCATCCGGGGTTTATATCTTGTAATCGGCCTCGTCCTGGTGTCGAGTCTTGTTTCTTCTGTGGTATCTGCAGTAAAGGTGTTAGATGGATGGGACTGTTGTAGGCGGACAAGAT GTGTTTGCTGTCAACGTAAAAGCAGTGATTTTTCAGACGAACTGGGTCCTAGAACTGACGGTCTGTACTCAGTCTCCAGCGGCCTGGACACCATTGTCTTTCCTTCCGTAATTCCCTTCAGGCGATTTGCTTCGGATGAAGTAACGCCGCTGATTGATGATCCTCGCTGGCTCTACTGA
- the LOC140926193 gene encoding two pore potassium channel protein sup-9-like: MDHKLLRDLVLLSLLTSLYMLFGAVVFQTLENRLGEDLITKNLTESLEKDLLQKFNTTRQELVMILARVREIVDKESNAQKTEWTLYSSLYFVGSVITTIGYGHISPRNAAGRLFCIFFAIIGIPLNLLTLKALGDGINELLTKLITNFERKVLKREPVHLKIKTMIFSALLMVLELILGGVLYNYTEDWDFLASVYYCFVVFSTIGFGDLVPNQGRAPTGDYLIGMIIMRAVLLIIGLSTLSSVLTSVLCAAEEINSTIPKFCCLKKRGRVGSLCLRSQQSHDDNLSDVNSEPSGASTTYQLDTE; this comes from the exons ATGGACCACAAACTGTTGCGAGATCTAGTGCTATTATCTTTGTTAACCTCTCTCTACATGCTTTTTGGCGCGGTTGTGTTTCAAACGTTGGAAAATCGCCTTGGGGAAGACCTTATCACCAAGAACTTGACGGAGTCATTAGAAAAAGACCTACTGCAAAAGTTCAATACAACAAGGCAAGAATTGGTGATGATTTTAGCTCGTGTGAGAGAGATTGTTGACAAAGAAAGCAATGCCCAGAAGACAGAGTGGACTCTTTATTCATCGCTTTATTTTGTTGGGTCAGTTATAACCACTATAG GTTACGGTCACATATCGCCGCGAAATGCAGCTGGACGTTTGTTCTGCATATTCTTTGCTATTATAGGAATCCCACTCAACCTTCTTACTCTAAAGGCTCTTGGAGACGGAATCAATGAGCTTCTCACCAAACTGATCACGAATTTCGAGAGGAAAGTTCTCAAAAGGGAGCCAGTGCACCTTAAAATAAAAACCATGATCTTCTCAGCCCTTCTGATGGTACTAGAGTTGATCTTGGGCGGAGTCTTGTACAATTACACAGAAGATTGGGACTTCTTGGCTTCTGTGTACTATTGCTTCGTTGTATTTAGCACCATCGGATTTGGCGATCTGGTCCCGAATCAAGGCCGAGCACCTACTGGAGATTACCTAATTGGTATGATAATTATGCGTGCTGTCTTGTTGATCATCGGACTGTCAACTCTTTCCAGTGTTTTAACAAGTGTTTTATGCGCAGCAGAAGAAATCAACTCGACTATTCCCAAATTCTGCTGTTTAAAGAAGAGGGGGAGAGTAGGGTCACTTTGCTTGCGGTCTCAGCAGTCACATGATGACAATCTTAGTGACGTAAACAGCGAGCCATCAGGAGCCTCGACAACCTATCAGCTTGATACCGAGTaa